From Microbacterium sp. LWH7-1.2:
CGGCGAAGTCCTCGCCGATCCCGACCTGGCCCACTCCGACGTCTTCCGGCGGATGCTGCAGGCCGGCCTGCAGGATCTGATCAACGCGGAAGCGACCATGAAGATCGGTGCCGCCCCACACGAACGCACCCCGGAGCGCACCACCCGCCGCAACGGCACGCGTCCGAAGACCCTCGCGACCCCGGCCGGCGAGGTCGACCTGCAGATCCCGAAGCTGCGGGAGGGGTCGTTCTTCCCGTCGCTGCTCAGCCCCCGCCGCCGGGTGGACAAGGCGCTCTACGCGGTGATCTGTCAGGCCTGGATCGACGGGGTGAGCACTCGGAAGGTCGACCAGCTGATCCGCGCGTTGGGCAACGACACCGGCATCTCGAGGTCGACGGTCTCTCGGATCTGCGCCGAGATCGACGAGGCGGTGCAGGAGTTCCTGCACCGTCGGATCGACCACACCTGGTTCCCGTATCTGTTCCTGGACGCCACCTACCTCGACGTCCGCCACCGCGGCCGCGTCGTCTCGCAAGCCCTCGTCGTCGCGACCGGCGTCTCCGGCGATGGGCGGCGGGAGATCCTGGGCATGAGCCTTGGGGACGCGGAGACCACCGACTTCTGGACCGAGTTCCTCCGCGGCCTCCGCGACCGCGGCCTGAAGGTCGCCACCGACGCCGACCCGGAAGGCGTCGCCCTGGTCACGTCCGACGCGCACGCTGGCCTGAAGGCCGCGGTCAAAGCGATCCTGCCCGGAGCCGGGTGGCAGCGCTGCCGGGTCCACTTCGCCCGCAACGTCACCCAACGCCTGGGCTCGGCCCGCTCCAAGCCGGTCAACGCGCTGATCACCACGATCTTCGCGCAGACCACCCCGGAGGCCGTGCTCGCCCAGTACCAGCAAGTCACCGACAGCCTGCGCTCCTCATTCCCCGAGATCGCCGCCATGCTCGAAGCCGCCGAACCCGACCTCACCGGGTTCGCGGCGATGCCCCGCGAGCACTGGCAGAAGATCTGGTCGAACAACCCCATCGAACGCCTCAACCGCGAGATCAAACGCCGCGCCGACGTCGTGCAGATCTTCCCCGACCGCGACTCCGTGACCCGGCTCATCGGCGCCGTCCTGCAGGAACAGCACGAGGAATGGCAATACGGCGAACGCCGCTACTTCTCCGACATCTCCATGCGCAAACTCGTCCACACCCTCCACGCGCACACCGAACCCGCCCGCCCCGAGCTCTACCTCACCGCCTGACCCCCACCCATCAAGGAGCAAACGGAGTGACACCACTCAACGGGACTTGACCATCGTCGGTGCTCAACCGGAGATCCGCGAACGGGCGTGGAGTCAACGTGGCCCAAGCGGAACGTCGAATTGCCCGAGCGTGGCAGATCGCAGTTGTCGTCGGCACCAGCTCGAACGAGCGGGACGGCACGGATATCCAGCGCATCTGCTTCACACTGCAGCTCAAGCCCGACCGCGTCGACGACTATCTCGAAGCACACGCGCGGGTCTGGGCGGAAATGCGCAGTGCACTCTCCGAGAGCGGGTATAAGAAATTCAGCCTCTTCGTCCGGCGCGACGACGGGCTGATAGTGGCCTACATAGAGACAGAGGACTACCAGCGGGCAACCGCGAACATGGCGCTCAGGGAAGTGAACACCCTCTGGCAGGAGAGTATGGACGAGTACTTCGAGCAAGGCCGGCCCGACCACCGGGCCGAGCCCCTCGAGCAGTACTTCCACCTCCCTTGAGCGACCGCAAAGGACAAGCATCACCTCTCCGTCGCGGAGCCGAATCCCCGCGAGCCTCGTCCCGTCGGGGCCCCGCCTCTCGCGGGCTTCAGATGCCCTGGCGAACATCGCACTCGTGCTGGTGCATCGCGGCGAGGTAGCGCGCGGAACGCAGCTTCTGTGGGATCCGGCCCCTCAAAGACCGGTCCGAACCACCCTCAGAATGTCCGGAATTGACAGCACGCTATGGGACTCACCCTCGGACCGCGCTCGCCGAGCGCGGTCCGACCCTGGGACGCGAACACGACCGCAGCCCCGACATCCTGATTCAGCCATCCCGCTGTCGTGAGACACCGGGGCGAGACGAACGCGCCCGACGGTCGCTCTAATTGCGGAGCGCGAAGCCGCCATCCCAGCCGACGATTCCCTGGGCGGCGAGAGTGATCTGTAGGAAGGCGAACGCTTCCAGTTCCCGGGCACGCTTGAGTGAGCCGATCGACGCAGCTCTGACCCCCGCGGCTGTAATGAGGTCGATCAACGCCTGCTTCGCCGAGTCATCGTCGCCGGCGACGAGCACCGTGGTAGGCAGGTCGCCGATCTGCCCCGTTGCGATCGTCCCTGCGAAGTTCGTGTTGAACGCCTTGACGACATGCGCGCCCGGAAGCTGCTTCTGGAGCTCGGCCGCTGCCGACGAGTCGGCGGGAACGGTCAGCTCATCGAACGTGGCGAAATTGACCGGGTTGGTCACGTCAACGACCACCTTCCCGTCGAACTGGTCGCGATACTGCTCCGTGAGTTCCGCGAGCGCGGCGTATGGCACTGCGAGCACGACGATGTCTCCCGTGAGGGCGTCGCCGACCGCACCGGCGATCGCCCCGACACCCGCGGCGACACCCGCGGTCTTTTCCGAGTCGCGGCCCAGCAGCTGCACCGAGGCGCCGCCCCTCGCTGCGACCGCAGCCACAGCTGATCCGATGTTGCCCGTGCCGATCACGGTCACATTCGTCATCGTAGATCCTTTCAAGCGATCAGAGAGGCGCATTCGCTGCTCCGGGCAACGATCCTACCGAGACTTTGTTGCCTAGGCAAATAGATTGAGTACTCTGCTTTCATGGGTATGGTCGTTCCGCGGATGAATGCGACCCAAGCACGCGCGTGGATCGCGCTCGTTTCCCTGGCTGAGTCGCTGCCTCAGGCGCTGGACACGCAGCTGATGACGGACGCCGGGCTCATCAACTTCGAGTACGGGATCCTCAGCGTCTTGATCGCCGCGCCCCACCGGACGCTGCGGATGGGCGATGTGGCTTCCGCGCTCGGGTCACCGGCGCCCAAGCTCTCCAAGGCCGTCACACGTCTCGAGCGGCGAGATCTCGTCGAGCGCCTTGCCTGCCCGGATGACGGCAGGGCGATCAACGTGCACCTCACGCGCGAGGGCCGCCGGGCCTGGCTCGCTGCCACCCCGTCTCACGTCCTTCTCGCACGTGACACACTCCTCGCCGACCTCGACCACGACGACCTGTCTCAACTCGCGGCCCTCCTCGAACGAGTCCTCCACCGGCTTGATCCGGATTGGGAGCTCGGGCAGGTGCCCATCCAGGTGCAACCCAGATCAAGGAATAAGGAAGAGATCCTTGTGGGCGACCAGCCTCCCGAAGAGAGTGCCGGCTACGTGTGAGGTCAGTCGGGACGGAGCCGCGGTCGCCCGTGGAAGGGCGGATCTCTCACCGAGTATGTGCAATTCGCGGTTGTGGTACGGGAGTGGCTTCGGCTCACCGCTCGTGTCGATGCTCGTGCGCGGGCGGGATCGACGGCCCTGCCGTGAGCCGACGCGTTATACCTCGACGGATTCATCGACCGCGAGCTTGACGACCGGGCGACGTCGGCGACGAGGTTCAAGAAGTACATCGCGTACTCCTGACCGGCCTCACTGAGCTCGAGCTCGTGGACCTGGTAGGCGCGTGTCGGATCGATGCCGCGGAGGAAGTCGATTCCCTGCCGGACGGAGGTCCACGGACCGCTCGTCGGCATGAGAAGCGTCTCGACCGGGACTCCGGGGAGCTCGTACGAATCGCCGGGGTGGTAGACCTTTCCGTCGATCAGGTAGGAGATGTTCGCCATCTCCGGCATATCGGGGTGGATGGCCGCGTGGATGCCACCGAACGTCTCGATCGCGAACGGGCCGATGGTGAACGACTGACCCGATGTCACCTCGGTGAATCGATCGACGTGGTCGCCGACGAGCTCGGCCACGCTGGACGGTCCGTAGACCCGCAGCCGGGGATTGCCGGCGAGCCCTGCCCGCAGGGCGCCGCGCCGAACGAGCCCGGCACCACCGCCGCAAGGTGTCCCGCAGCGGAGGCCAGCCAATGCGTCGAGGCGACCATGCCGAAGGTCCCGACGAGTTCCGGACGGGTAGTGAACTGCATACGGTGATCCGTTTCGATTCCTCGAGCGCGCCCGGTCGCGCGTGTCTGGAGGCGCCGGAGCAGGTGATTCTGGGGACCGCGATCTGAGCTTGGACGGGATCGTATACTAAACCTGCTGACATATACGACGCCACCGTGCGCAGCGGAGTTGAGTGAGATCGGTGGCGGGCACTGGGCGACGCGATATTTCTGCTGTGCGTCAGGCTGTCGACGTGACGTGTGGGAGGGCCATCACTGTGAGCAAGCGACGCAGAGGCGAGGACAAGTCGCCGAGAGGCGTGCGCTACTTCGTAGTGTGCGCGGGGATCGGCTTGCTCGCCGGAGCCTTGTCCGGGATGTTCGGCGTCGGGGGAGGAACAGTGATCGTGCCTATGCTGGTCCTGCTCCTGGGCTTTGACCAGCGGCGCGCGGCAGGTACCTCGTTGGCGGCCATCGTGCTGACTGCGCCCGTCGGGGTCGTCGCGTACGCGCTGAACGGCTCGGTGAACTGGGTCGCGGGCCTCATCCTCGCCGCGGGCGCCGTCGTAGGCGCCCAGATCGGCACGTGGCTGCTGCCGAAGGTGTCGCAGACGGCGCTGCGGTGGGCCTTCGTCGCCTTCCTCCTCGGTGTGATCGTGAGCCTGTTCCTGGTCGTCCCCTCCCGTGAGGCCACCCTTGAACTCTCGTGGCTCAGCGGTGCGGGACTGATCGTTTTGGGCCTGGGAACCGGGATCGTCGCCGGTCTGATCGGGGTGGGCGGTGGCATCGTCGTGGTGCCGACGTTGATGCTCGCGTTTGGGATGAGTGATCTGACTGCTCGGGGCACCTCCCTTCTCATGATGATTCCGACCGCCGTGTCGGGGACCGCAGGGAATCTGCGGAGAGGCAACGTGGATCTCTACGCCGCCGCGACGGTCGGCGTCGCGGCGTGCGCGACAACGGCCCTGGGTGCATGGGTTGCGACATTGCTGGCCCCGCAGGTCGCGAATGCGCTCTTCGCCGTCTTCCTCGCATTCATCGCCATTCAGATGGCGGTGCGAGCCGTCCGCGGCGCGAGGGCCTGAGCAGCTGAGCACGGGTGATCGCCATGGCAGGCGATCCGAGAAGTCGCACCGATCGCCGGCGGAGAATTCATAGGATGGTGGCCGCTCTCACACGCCCATTGGGGAGAAGCGCTGTCCGTCGCGGGTGCGCCGATCTCTTGTCGAAAACTGAGTCGAAGCGCGAACTTAGCCAGCAACCTCTTGTCGCTGTCCCCGTGGACCACTACATTGGTCAAAAGCGCATGCCGTATACGAATCGCAGCAACTCAGGCGGTTCGTTGCGACTGGCCGGATCTGCCGCGGTCATTGTCCTCGTCTGCGATATCTCTAGCGCGGGTGCGCTCGTTGCGGAAGAGGCGGACATCCTCAACGTCTCGTCGTGCGTCCGCGAGACTGACTACGAACCTCAGAAGGATCTCACATCGGATTTCTCCCCGGTGACCCGCCCGGGTTCCTGATCGAGCACGGGCGGGCGAGGAGCGCCTAGAGTGAGCTGTCGGTCGTACGGAAGGGGTCGACGTGACGATGTCGGCGATTCGCGGCCGGACGTTGGTCGAAGCCATCCGAGAAATGGTTATCGCCGGCGAGCTGGCTCCGGGGTCGCGAGTCACCGAACCGCTCCTCGCGAAACGCTTCGGCGTCTCGCGCGTGCCGGTGAGAGAGGCGTTGAGGGTACTCGCGGCGGAGGGCTTCATCGACCTGCGACCGTATGGTTCCCCGACTGTCCAGGTTCTGACCGACGACGTCGTTCGAGAGGTCAACGACGCGCGCAACCTTCTGGAGCCGAACGTGGCGCGGGAGGCTGCACTGCACCGCAGGGACGCGGATTTGGTGACGATTCGGTCGATCCTGACCGAGGGAGACGAGGCGATCGCTGAGAGAGAGCTTCACCGACTGAACCGCATGAACTCGCGCTTCCACAACGCTGTCGCCTCGGCGTGCGGCAATTCCGTCCTCGGGGCCTTTGTCCACGTATTGTCCAACCGCTCCGAGTGGATCAATGTCGCGACGATCGCTCAGACCTCGGAGCTTCTCTGGGCAGATCACCGTGAGATCTATGCCGCGATCGCCCGGGGCGACGCGCCGCTCGCCGAGGCCTTGATGGCCGCGCACGTGCGGCGAGCTACCTCGGTAGATCTGCGAACAGAGCCGGCAGTGCTCGCTCCTTCCGCTGAGGAATCTACGCAGATGTGACGGTTGCGTGTGCATGTCCCGGAGGGTGGAGCCTTGGTCGGGCGTCGCTTTCGCCGCATTGGGGTGGGATGGCCGCGCACGTCTGATGCGTGCCGCCGCCGATCTCATCGAGTCCGAGATCGAAGAGCTGGCGGGTGTGATCACCGCCGAGATGGGCAAGCCGATCGAGCAGTCTCGCGCGGAGGTCGCCAAGTCCGCCTACACGATGCGCTTCTACGCCGAGAACGCCGAGGAGTTCCTCAGCGGGCGCGAGCTCGATGACCCGGCGAAGGTCTCGGCATCGGCGGCGCGCACGCGATTCGAGCCGTTCGGCGTCGTTCTCGCCGTCATGCCGTGGAACTACCCGATCTGGCAGGTGGTCCGCTTCGCGGCGCCCGCGCTGATGGCGGGCAACGCCGGTGTGCTCAAGCACGCTTCCAACGTTCCGCAGTCGGCGGTGTACATCGGCGAGCTGTTCGCACGAGCCGGGTTCCCTCAGGGGGCCTTCTCGACGCTGCTGATCGGGTCGCGCCGTGTCGAGGCAGTGATCCGTGATCCCCGCGTCGCCGCAGTGACGCTGACCGGTTCCGAAGGCGCCGGCCGCGCGATCGGCGCGACCGCGGGCGATGTGCTGAAGAAGGCCGTCCTCGAGCTCGGAGGCTCGGATCCGTTCATCGTGATGCCGTCGGCGAAGCTCGACGATGCCGTGGCCACGGCTGTCAAGGCGCGCACGAGCAACAACGGCCAGGCCTGCATCAACGCCAAGCGGTTCATCGTGCACGAAGACATCTACGACGATTTCGCCCGCCTTTTCGCCGAGCGGATGGCTGCGCTGGTGGTGGGGAACCCGGCCGATCCGGCCACCCAGATCGGCCCCCTTGCGACCGAGTCCGGTCGTGAGGACATCGAGGTCCTCGTCGAGGATGCCCGCGACAAGGGCGCATCTATCCTGACGGGCGGACGACGTGGCGATCGGGAGGCGGGCTGGTTCTATGAGCCCACGGTGATCGCTGACATCACGCCGGAGATGCGCCTCTATCAGGAGGAGGCCTTCGGTCCGGTCGCGTCGCTCTACAAGGTTTCGTCGCTCGACGATGCGCTGCAGGTCGCGAACAACAGTCCGTTCGGGCTGGGATCCGCGTTCTGGAGCAACGACGAATCCGAGATCGCGCGCGCAGAGCGTGAGCTCGAGGCGGGCGCGGTGTTCGTCAACGGCATGACGATCTCATACGCCGAATTGCCGTTCGGCGGCATCAAGCGCTCCGGCTACGGTCGCGAACTGTCGGTCGAAGGCATCCGCGAGTTCTGCAATCTGAAGACCGTCTGGGTCGCCTGACGACCCCGTCTCGCCGCCATGTGCCCATCTGCACATGTGATCGGGGTGTGAAGCACAACTCCGAGACCCTGAATCGGCCTGGCTGCCGTTCCTGTCGGATTGCTTGTCCGGCAGCTGCCGGTTGGGCTGATCCAGGGTCAGCGTAGTTCGCGTTCTCGACCTCGATCGGGGTGCGGATGTCGAGCTCGCCGTCGAGGCGCTGGTTGTTCCACCACACCCACTCGAGGTCCACGAGCTCGACCTGCCCCGGTCGCGCCTGCGTGGGCAGATCGCGGACCGCAGCGTCGAGGCGACGTTCCACCCCACGAAACGGCGTGAGTATGCGTCGATGACGAGCGCGACGTAGGCGAACCCGAACCATGTCGCGACGTAGGTCACGTCATACCCAGAGCGGCCGCGGCGCGGCCGCCACCGCGTTCCACTTTGCTCGCGCCCGTGTTTCATCGGCCCGCACCACCGGCGGCAACCGCTCCACTCTTACGCCTGAGCCCGTGCTCAACACGACCCCTGCGGTTCTGGATCACAGCGCCGCGGGGCCCGGATCTCGCCCACCCGACGATGTTGACACCGCGAACACCGATCGCTTACGTTCATGAGGCTAGGCCACCTGGCCACTTGGCCAAAATCGATGAGGAGTCCCCGCGATGAAGCGCACCTCGAAAGTAGCTGCTCTGGTTGCCACCGCAGCCGCCGTTGCACTCACGCTCGCCGGATGCGCCGGAGGCTCAGCACCCTCCGCGTCATCCGGAAGCGAGGAGCCGTTGAAGGTCACGTATGCGAGCTTCGGCGAGAGCGTCGGCTTCGTCGCTACGGTGACGCACTCGATCCAGGATGCCGCTGACGAGGCGGGCGTTGAACTGAGCGTGCTCGACAATCAGAACGACGCGGCCACTGCGGTGGACAACGCTCGTCAGGCGGCCACTACCCAGCCGGACGTCTTCATTGAGTACAGCGGCAACGCCGACAGCAATTCCCGCATCGCGTCGCTGATGGCCGATGCGGACATCCCTGTCATCGCCGTTCAGTACCCCATCGAGGGCGCCCCGCTGTTCGCCATCGACAACACCCGGGTCGGACAGGTGGGCGGGGAGTACCTCGCGGACGCGGCGCAGGATAAGTTCGGTGATGCCACTCCCGCCGCACTCATCGTGACGCTCCCGCAGGGCGGACCGATTCAGCTGGACCGCAGCGACGGCGCGAAGGAAGCCATCTCCGAGGTCTACCCCGACATCGAGTTCTCCGAGGTCGACAGCCGGAGCGACGCCGCCGTCGGCCGTCAGCTCGCAGCCGACTTCCTTACCTCGCACCCCGACGAGCCCGTCATCATCTGGACCCACGTGGACTCGGTCGCGCTCGGTGTCGTGGCCGCTGTCGAGGCGTCCGGACGCGACGACGTCCTTGTGATGAGCACGGGTGGTGACGCGGCGGCGTTCCCTGAGATCCGTAAGGCGGGCACTCCGCTGGTCGGAACGGTGGGACTGTTCCCGGAGACGTGGGGTCCGGTGCTCATCGACCTCGCCGAGCGTGTCGCCGCAGGTGACGACGTGCCTGATGTCACGCGCCCCGAGAAGATCGAGGTCATCTCCGCGGACAATATCGACGAGCTGTACCCGGAATGACCGAGCAGGAAGGCGCCCGGCTCCGGGCGCGAGGGATCCGCAAGAGCTATGGCGGCGTGCACGCGCTCAAGGACGT
This genomic window contains:
- a CDS encoding IS256 family transposase, with the protein product MTHHQSALTTLIGEVLADPDLAHSDVFRRMLQAGLQDLINAEATMKIGAAPHERTPERTTRRNGTRPKTLATPAGEVDLQIPKLREGSFFPSLLSPRRRVDKALYAVICQAWIDGVSTRKVDQLIRALGNDTGISRSTVSRICAEIDEAVQEFLHRRIDHTWFPYLFLDATYLDVRHRGRVVSQALVVATGVSGDGRREILGMSLGDAETTDFWTEFLRGLRDRGLKVATDADPEGVALVTSDAHAGLKAAVKAILPGAGWQRCRVHFARNVTQRLGSARSKPVNALITTIFAQTTPEAVLAQYQQVTDSLRSSFPEIAAMLEAAEPDLTGFAAMPREHWQKIWSNNPIERLNREIKRRADVVQIFPDRDSVTRLIGAVLQEQHEEWQYGERRYFSDISMRKLVHTLHAHTEPARPELYLTA
- a CDS encoding L-rhamnose mutarotase, translated to MAQAERRIARAWQIAVVVGTSSNERDGTDIQRICFTLQLKPDRVDDYLEAHARVWAEMRSALSESGYKKFSLFVRRDDGLIVAYIETEDYQRATANMALREVNTLWQESMDEYFEQGRPDHRAEPLEQYFHLP
- a CDS encoding NADPH-dependent F420 reductase; translation: MTNVTVIGTGNIGSAVAAVAARGGASVQLLGRDSEKTAGVAAGVGAIAGAVGDALTGDIVVLAVPYAALAELTEQYRDQFDGKVVVDVTNPVNFATFDELTVPADSSAAAELQKQLPGAHVVKAFNTNFAGTIATGQIGDLPTTVLVAGDDDSAKQALIDLITAAGVRAASIGSLKRARELEAFAFLQITLAAQGIVGWDGGFALRN
- a CDS encoding MarR family transcriptional regulator; this translates as MNATQARAWIALVSLAESLPQALDTQLMTDAGLINFEYGILSVLIAAPHRTLRMGDVASALGSPAPKLSKAVTRLERRDLVERLACPDDGRAINVHLTREGRRAWLAATPSHVLLARDTLLADLDHDDLSQLAALLERVLHRLDPDWELGQVPIQVQPRSRNKEEILVGDQPPEESAGYV
- a CDS encoding sulfite exporter TauE/SafE family protein, whose translation is MSKRRRGEDKSPRGVRYFVVCAGIGLLAGALSGMFGVGGGTVIVPMLVLLLGFDQRRAAGTSLAAIVLTAPVGVVAYALNGSVNWVAGLILAAGAVVGAQIGTWLLPKVSQTALRWAFVAFLLGVIVSLFLVVPSREATLELSWLSGAGLIVLGLGTGIVAGLIGVGGGIVVVPTLMLAFGMSDLTARGTSLLMMIPTAVSGTAGNLRRGNVDLYAAATVGVAACATTALGAWVATLLAPQVANALFAVFLAFIAIQMAVRAVRGARA
- a CDS encoding GntR family transcriptional regulator, which gives rise to MSAIRGRTLVEAIREMVIAGELAPGSRVTEPLLAKRFGVSRVPVREALRVLAAEGFIDLRPYGSPTVQVLTDDVVREVNDARNLLEPNVAREAALHRRDADLVTIRSILTEGDEAIAERELHRLNRMNSRFHNAVASACGNSVLGAFVHVLSNRSEWINVATIAQTSELLWADHREIYAAIARGDAPLAEALMAAHVRRATSVDLRTEPAVLAPSAEESTQM
- a CDS encoding aldehyde dehydrogenase family protein, with translation MSRRVEPWSGVAFAALGWDGRARLMRAAADLIESEIEELAGVITAEMGKPIEQSRAEVAKSAYTMRFYAENAEEFLSGRELDDPAKVSASAARTRFEPFGVVLAVMPWNYPIWQVVRFAAPALMAGNAGVLKHASNVPQSAVYIGELFARAGFPQGAFSTLLIGSRRVEAVIRDPRVAAVTLTGSEGAGRAIGATAGDVLKKAVLELGGSDPFIVMPSAKLDDAVATAVKARTSNNGQACINAKRFIVHEDIYDDFARLFAERMAALVVGNPADPATQIGPLATESGREDIEVLVEDARDKGASILTGGRRGDREAGWFYEPTVIADITPEMRLYQEEAFGPVASLYKVSSLDDALQVANNSPFGLGSAFWSNDESEIARAERELEAGAVFVNGMTISYAELPFGGIKRSGYGRELSVEGIREFCNLKTVWVA
- a CDS encoding sugar ABC transporter substrate-binding protein, yielding MKVTYASFGESVGFVATVTHSIQDAADEAGVELSVLDNQNDAATAVDNARQAATTQPDVFIEYSGNADSNSRIASLMADADIPVIAVQYPIEGAPLFAIDNTRVGQVGGEYLADAAQDKFGDATPAALIVTLPQGGPIQLDRSDGAKEAISEVYPDIEFSEVDSRSDAAVGRQLAADFLTSHPDEPVIIWTHVDSVALGVVAAVEASGRDDVLVMSTGGDAAAFPEIRKAGTPLVGTVGLFPETWGPVLIDLAERVAAGDDVPDVTRPEKIEVISADNIDELYPE